In Lineus longissimus chromosome 7, tnLinLong1.2, whole genome shotgun sequence, a genomic segment contains:
- the LOC135491387 gene encoding uncharacterized protein LOC135491387 isoform X1 — protein MAINKVLALAIEVAIVIAFASESIQAVCNWDDPVEGVSFQASEAGQLEIKAEAATLADCKAACETVGYSCPAFTFNPDNDGCTILTSITGSFISSIVLPGAVAYFRNCVDSPHCSGTPCMNAATCYMDDGNPACYCTYGWQGELCDEPTQRFIVKTCTGLHIDCNNGSDPNSLAYSKCDTDNTCVCMDGYFQHSPSHSCIPIVPGTPCSHKPSPDAFCEVGIPHSKCGASDECECDTGFYIAINNWGQQYCKHFEPGSSCSTDADCQSGMTDGVCVDGECECPVGKEFVFSAEACITPSSDVACSSCKLSGGVCYDSNSDSSPDTCACPPYKQSTNPSDFTVGCDVSLVDPGKLCDSEGVQSVCRSPNAQCIHAKAVSQHHQCQCKLTYQAVPERYNPDYNAKCVKVISKFTDPNCKWCARQGGVCVDINGDYLRDDCMCPETKSSSSHAHPKFDCDTDHVNVTCLGDSMKITYLPQNKAKYTSLLSELQNDEGSVFIRHKQDAGECWFNQVNGMYELTFSLQDEMLPMCGVKKMERLDASTTYSTEVRIQRGKTGQGIFGWSDFTFSAYCTYYKTVGAEAGEGGVKVKDRELGLQYASEGVAVAAQLEISVQDKFGRDAEETGLTMGDDVQLIVQMTDDADAYTKITVETCVAADRPNLDDPAVQTILLLNDGCPIGSSDPSFELDPTDPNQTLLSEYFPSVSFEGSSYVFFHCAIRVCRQPSECPEVSCYRKRRSLSGRIRSYQDILELVEYDWGVKSGVSTGGIYIRPKGFMEDQSNSGVDEDRNTMERTCPGMFGICGLNVTMFVTIIAGFSVTSTLTVAASILYRLRKRQLEKTRYSTASKRQDSASSTGMLYAQAQTPSPAPYLWYQSKRVRSCTMTKPLMSAMLLLLVWCFCALYVACTGFPQHDGYMHRYGDCSGGDIKRVDYTKTLGCWRRCNEMANCKSFLWVENVQNVQSSYCWLKTKKCAVLTSTNNARYHTYTKIENSVDYTARFGDCPGNEIKRINQAMKADRCKNECNIRQDCQSFLHVKQGSGSYCSLKNSRCPNLTNTHVTNFIFYNKKSGSGGGGGKSGVSSYERPAGRTEVIMTPR, from the exons TGGCAATTGTGATTGCCTTTGCATCAGAAAGCATACAGGCAGTGTGTAACTGGGACGATCCAGTAGAAGGCGTTTCCTTTCAAGCATCTGAGGCTGGCCAACTCGAAATCAAAGCTGAAGCGGCGACGTTGGCAGATTGCAAGGCAGCCTGCGAGACGGTAGGATACAGTTGCCCGGCGTTCACGTTCAATCCGGACAATGATGGGTGTACGATATTGACGAGCATTACTGGCTCTTTCATTTCGAGTATCGTGTTACCAGGAGCAGTGGCATATTTTCGGAACTGCGTGGATT cgcCTCATTGCTCGGGAACACCATGCATGAATGCAGCGACCTGTTATATGGATGATGGAAATCCTGCATGTTACTGCACGTACGGTTGGCAGGGGGAACTTTGTGATGAACCGACGCAGAGATTTATAG TAAAGACTTGCACAGGGCTGCATATTGATTGTAACAATGGATCCGATCCAAACTCCCTAGCCTACAGCAAATGTGATACGGATAACACGTGCGTATGCATGGATGGATACTTTCAACATAGTCCGTCACACTCATGCATTCCGA TTGTGCCTGGCACTCCTTGTTCCCACAAACCATCCCCGGACGCCTTCTGTGAGGTTGGGATACCTCACTCCAAATGTGGAGCAAGCGACGAGTGCGAGTGTGATACCGGTTTCTACATTGCCATCAATAACTGGGGCCAGCAATACTGCAAGCACT TTGAGCCAGGATCGAGCTGTTCAACCGATGCTGACTGCCAGAGCGGCATGACTGATGGTGTCTGTGTGGATGGCGAATGCGAATGTCCTGTTGGAAAGGAGTTTGTCTTTAGCGCAGAAGCGTGTA TAACGCCGTCATCAGATGTTGCTTGTTCATCCTGCAAGTTGTCCGGAGGAGTATGCTATGATTCTAACAGCGATTCGTCCCCTGATACATGCGCGTGCCCACCATACAAGCAATCGACCAACCCCTCCGACTTCACCGTAGGTTGTGACGTTTCGTTAG TTGATCCGGGGAAATTGTGCGACTCTGAGGGGGTTCAGTCTGTGTGCCGTTCTCCAAACGCGCAGTGTATTCATGCAAAGGCGGTGTCTCAACATCACCAGTGCCAGTGCAAGCTGACGTACCAGGCTGTGCCAGAGAGATACAACCCGGACTACAACGCAAAGTGTG TGAAAGTCATTTCCAAATTCACCGATCCCAACTGCAAGTGGTGTGCTAGGCAAGGAGGTGTTTGCGTGGACATAAACGGTGATTACCTTCGAGACGACTGTATGTGCCCAGAGACCAAGTCCTCCAGTAGCCATGCTCATCCCAAGTTCGACTGCGACACTGACCACG TCAACGTAACCTGCCTCGGAGACTCCATGAAGATCACATATTTGCCACAGAACAAAGCCAAATACACTTCATTGCTATCAGAACTGCAAAACGATGAAGGCAGTGTGTTCATCCGCCACAAGCAGGACGCTGGCGAGTGCTGGTTTAATCAGGTCAACGGAATGTACGAACTGACTTTTTCATTGCAAGATGAAATGCTGCCAATGTGTGGTGTCAAGAAAATGGAACGTCTG GATGCGTCCACCACATACTCTACCGAAGTTCGGATTCAGAGGGGTAAAACTGGCCAGGGCATATTCGGTTGGAGTGATTTTACGTTTAGCGCATACTGCACATACTATAAGACAGTTGGCGCCGAGGCCGGGGAAGGTGGGGTCAAGGTGAAAGACCG CGAACTCGGACTGCAATATGCATCGGAGGGAGTGGCTGTTGCCGCCCAGCTGGAAATAAGCGTGCAAGATAAGTTTGGTCGGGATGCTGAAGAAACCGGCTTGACGATGGGGGATGATGTCCAGTTAATTGTCCAAATGACAGACGACGCAG ATGCATATACCAAGATTACAGTCGAGACATGTGTCGCTGCCGATCGACCTAACCTTGACGACCCTGCTGTTCAAACGATACTTCTTTTGAATGACGG ATGCCCGATTGGATCAAGCGATCCGTCATTTGAGCTGGACCCAACTGATCCTAACCAGACTCTTCTTAGTGAGTACTTCCCGAGTGTGTCATTTGAGGGTTCCAGTTACGTGTTCTTCCATTGTGCGATAAGGGTTTGCAGGCAACCATCCGAATGTCCGGAG GTTAGTTGCTACCGGAAGCGAAGGTCACTGAGTGGACGTATCCGATCCTACCAGGACATTCTGGAACTCGTGGAGTACGACTGGGGCGTCAAGTCCGGTGTCAGCACTGGAGGGATATATATTAGACCCAAAGGCTTCATGGAAGACCAGTCAAACAGCGGTGTTGATGAAGATAGGAACACTATGGAACGTA CCTGCCCGGGCATGTTTGGAATATGCGGACTGAACGTAACAATGTTTGTGACTATCATTGCTGGGTTTTCCGTCACAAGCACCCTGACTGTGGCTGCGTCCATCTTGTATCGTCTGCGGAAGCGACAGCTGGAAAAAACGCGGTATTCGACGGCATCTAAACGACAAGATAGCGCATCCTCCACGGGAATGTTGTACGCGCAAGCACAGACACCCAGCCCAGCCCCATATTTGTGGTACCA ATCGAAACGAGTACGGAGTTGCACCATGACGAAACCTCTGATGAGTGCTATGTTGCTTCTTCTTGTTTGGTGTTTTTGTGCTCTGTATGTGGCTTGTACCG GCTTCCCACAACACGACGGTTACATGCATCGCTACGGAGACTGCTCCGGTGGCGATATAAAACGAGTCGATTATACGAAGACGTTAGGATGTTGGaggcgttgcaatgaaatggccaactGCAAGTCATTCTTGTGGGtagaaaatgtccaaaatgtccAAAGTAGCTACTGCTGGCTCAAGACGAAGAAGTGTGCTGTATTAACCTCAACGAACAATGCTCGCTACCACACCTACACCAAAATAG AGAACAGCGTGGACTATACTGCACGCTTCGGAGACTGCCCAGGAAACGAAATAAAGAGAATAAATCAAGCGATGAAAGCAGACCGTTGCAAAAATGAATGCAACATCAGGCAGGACTGCCAATCGTTCTTACACGTCAAGCAGGGTAGTGGGAGCTACTGTTCACTCAAGAACAGTAGATGCCCCAACCTGACAAACACTCATGTGACGAACTTTATCTTTTATAATAAGAAGTCCGGGTCTGGTGGAGGTGGAGGCAAATCTGGCGTCTCCTCCTATGAAAGGCCAGCCGGGAGAACGGAGGTAATCATGACGCCACGATAA
- the LOC135491387 gene encoding uncharacterized protein LOC135491387 isoform X2, which produces MAINKVLALAIEVAIVIAFASESIQAVCNWDDPVEGVSFQASEAGQLEIKAEAATLADCKAACETVGYSCPAFTFNPDNDGCTILTSITGSFISSIVLPGAVAYFRNCVDSPHCSGTPCMNAATCYMDDGNPACYCTYGWQGELCDEPTQRFIVKTCTGLHIDCNNGSDPNSLAYSKCDTDNTCVCMDGYFQHSPSHSCIPIVPGTPCSHKPSPDAFCEVGIPHSKCGASDECECDTGFYIAINNWGQQYCKHFEPGSSCSTDADCQSGMTDGVCVDGECECPVGKEFVFSAEACITPSSDVACSSCKLSGGVCYDSNSDSSPDTCACPPYKQSTNPSDFTVGCDVSLVDPGKLCDSEGVQSVCRSPNAQCIHAKAVSQHHQCQCKLTYQAVPERYNPDYNAKCVKVISKFTDPNCKWCARQGGVCVDINGDYLRDDCMCPETKSSSSHAHPKFDCDTDHDEMLPMCGVKKMERLDASTTYSTEVRIQRGKTGQGIFGWSDFTFSAYCTYYKTVGAEAGEGGVKVKDRELGLQYASEGVAVAAQLEISVQDKFGRDAEETGLTMGDDVQLIVQMTDDADAYTKITVETCVAADRPNLDDPAVQTILLLNDGCPIGSSDPSFELDPTDPNQTLLSEYFPSVSFEGSSYVFFHCAIRVCRQPSECPEVSCYRKRRSLSGRIRSYQDILELVEYDWGVKSGVSTGGIYIRPKGFMEDQSNSGVDEDRNTMERTCPGMFGICGLNVTMFVTIIAGFSVTSTLTVAASILYRLRKRQLEKTRYSTASKRQDSASSTGMLYAQAQTPSPAPYLWYQSKRVRSCTMTKPLMSAMLLLLVWCFCALYVACTGFPQHDGYMHRYGDCSGGDIKRVDYTKTLGCWRRCNEMANCKSFLWVENVQNVQSSYCWLKTKKCAVLTSTNNARYHTYTKIENSVDYTARFGDCPGNEIKRINQAMKADRCKNECNIRQDCQSFLHVKQGSGSYCSLKNSRCPNLTNTHVTNFIFYNKKSGSGGGGGKSGVSSYERPAGRTEVIMTPR; this is translated from the exons TGGCAATTGTGATTGCCTTTGCATCAGAAAGCATACAGGCAGTGTGTAACTGGGACGATCCAGTAGAAGGCGTTTCCTTTCAAGCATCTGAGGCTGGCCAACTCGAAATCAAAGCTGAAGCGGCGACGTTGGCAGATTGCAAGGCAGCCTGCGAGACGGTAGGATACAGTTGCCCGGCGTTCACGTTCAATCCGGACAATGATGGGTGTACGATATTGACGAGCATTACTGGCTCTTTCATTTCGAGTATCGTGTTACCAGGAGCAGTGGCATATTTTCGGAACTGCGTGGATT cgcCTCATTGCTCGGGAACACCATGCATGAATGCAGCGACCTGTTATATGGATGATGGAAATCCTGCATGTTACTGCACGTACGGTTGGCAGGGGGAACTTTGTGATGAACCGACGCAGAGATTTATAG TAAAGACTTGCACAGGGCTGCATATTGATTGTAACAATGGATCCGATCCAAACTCCCTAGCCTACAGCAAATGTGATACGGATAACACGTGCGTATGCATGGATGGATACTTTCAACATAGTCCGTCACACTCATGCATTCCGA TTGTGCCTGGCACTCCTTGTTCCCACAAACCATCCCCGGACGCCTTCTGTGAGGTTGGGATACCTCACTCCAAATGTGGAGCAAGCGACGAGTGCGAGTGTGATACCGGTTTCTACATTGCCATCAATAACTGGGGCCAGCAATACTGCAAGCACT TTGAGCCAGGATCGAGCTGTTCAACCGATGCTGACTGCCAGAGCGGCATGACTGATGGTGTCTGTGTGGATGGCGAATGCGAATGTCCTGTTGGAAAGGAGTTTGTCTTTAGCGCAGAAGCGTGTA TAACGCCGTCATCAGATGTTGCTTGTTCATCCTGCAAGTTGTCCGGAGGAGTATGCTATGATTCTAACAGCGATTCGTCCCCTGATACATGCGCGTGCCCACCATACAAGCAATCGACCAACCCCTCCGACTTCACCGTAGGTTGTGACGTTTCGTTAG TTGATCCGGGGAAATTGTGCGACTCTGAGGGGGTTCAGTCTGTGTGCCGTTCTCCAAACGCGCAGTGTATTCATGCAAAGGCGGTGTCTCAACATCACCAGTGCCAGTGCAAGCTGACGTACCAGGCTGTGCCAGAGAGATACAACCCGGACTACAACGCAAAGTGTG TGAAAGTCATTTCCAAATTCACCGATCCCAACTGCAAGTGGTGTGCTAGGCAAGGAGGTGTTTGCGTGGACATAAACGGTGATTACCTTCGAGACGACTGTATGTGCCCAGAGACCAAGTCCTCCAGTAGCCATGCTCATCCCAAGTTCGACTGCGACACTGACCACG ATGAAATGCTGCCAATGTGTGGTGTCAAGAAAATGGAACGTCTG GATGCGTCCACCACATACTCTACCGAAGTTCGGATTCAGAGGGGTAAAACTGGCCAGGGCATATTCGGTTGGAGTGATTTTACGTTTAGCGCATACTGCACATACTATAAGACAGTTGGCGCCGAGGCCGGGGAAGGTGGGGTCAAGGTGAAAGACCG CGAACTCGGACTGCAATATGCATCGGAGGGAGTGGCTGTTGCCGCCCAGCTGGAAATAAGCGTGCAAGATAAGTTTGGTCGGGATGCTGAAGAAACCGGCTTGACGATGGGGGATGATGTCCAGTTAATTGTCCAAATGACAGACGACGCAG ATGCATATACCAAGATTACAGTCGAGACATGTGTCGCTGCCGATCGACCTAACCTTGACGACCCTGCTGTTCAAACGATACTTCTTTTGAATGACGG ATGCCCGATTGGATCAAGCGATCCGTCATTTGAGCTGGACCCAACTGATCCTAACCAGACTCTTCTTAGTGAGTACTTCCCGAGTGTGTCATTTGAGGGTTCCAGTTACGTGTTCTTCCATTGTGCGATAAGGGTTTGCAGGCAACCATCCGAATGTCCGGAG GTTAGTTGCTACCGGAAGCGAAGGTCACTGAGTGGACGTATCCGATCCTACCAGGACATTCTGGAACTCGTGGAGTACGACTGGGGCGTCAAGTCCGGTGTCAGCACTGGAGGGATATATATTAGACCCAAAGGCTTCATGGAAGACCAGTCAAACAGCGGTGTTGATGAAGATAGGAACACTATGGAACGTA CCTGCCCGGGCATGTTTGGAATATGCGGACTGAACGTAACAATGTTTGTGACTATCATTGCTGGGTTTTCCGTCACAAGCACCCTGACTGTGGCTGCGTCCATCTTGTATCGTCTGCGGAAGCGACAGCTGGAAAAAACGCGGTATTCGACGGCATCTAAACGACAAGATAGCGCATCCTCCACGGGAATGTTGTACGCGCAAGCACAGACACCCAGCCCAGCCCCATATTTGTGGTACCA ATCGAAACGAGTACGGAGTTGCACCATGACGAAACCTCTGATGAGTGCTATGTTGCTTCTTCTTGTTTGGTGTTTTTGTGCTCTGTATGTGGCTTGTACCG GCTTCCCACAACACGACGGTTACATGCATCGCTACGGAGACTGCTCCGGTGGCGATATAAAACGAGTCGATTATACGAAGACGTTAGGATGTTGGaggcgttgcaatgaaatggccaactGCAAGTCATTCTTGTGGGtagaaaatgtccaaaatgtccAAAGTAGCTACTGCTGGCTCAAGACGAAGAAGTGTGCTGTATTAACCTCAACGAACAATGCTCGCTACCACACCTACACCAAAATAG AGAACAGCGTGGACTATACTGCACGCTTCGGAGACTGCCCAGGAAACGAAATAAAGAGAATAAATCAAGCGATGAAAGCAGACCGTTGCAAAAATGAATGCAACATCAGGCAGGACTGCCAATCGTTCTTACACGTCAAGCAGGGTAGTGGGAGCTACTGTTCACTCAAGAACAGTAGATGCCCCAACCTGACAAACACTCATGTGACGAACTTTATCTTTTATAATAAGAAGTCCGGGTCTGGTGGAGGTGGAGGCAAATCTGGCGTCTCCTCCTATGAAAGGCCAGCCGGGAGAACGGAGGTAATCATGACGCCACGATAA